In one Ornithinimicrobium pratense genomic region, the following are encoded:
- a CDS encoding ABC transporter permease, producing MTKYIVRRLFQAVIALFMLSVLLFIWLRSLPGGPVSALLGERSTAADREALERALGLDQPIFVQYWRFLTRALSGDFGTSTFVAPGQDALQVFLARLPATIELSLFALLIAVTLAIPLGYVAARRRGRPLDTGAVMFSLVGVAVPVFFLAFVLRDVFAVNLGWLPASGRSTVGINSTDVTGLFVLDGLLTREWDAAWDALRHLILPALALASIPFAVIFRITRASVLDVLDEDYVRTARAKGLTSQVIRGRHILRNALIPVVTTVGLQIGALLAGAVLTERVFSIRGIGDALARGFEQRDYPVLQVLIMMAALIYIIVNLLVDIAYAVIDPRVRAK from the coding sequence GTGACCAAGTACATCGTGCGACGACTGTTCCAGGCCGTCATCGCGCTGTTCATGCTCAGCGTCCTGCTGTTCATCTGGCTGCGCTCGCTGCCCGGTGGGCCGGTCTCGGCGCTGCTCGGTGAGCGCAGCACGGCCGCGGACCGCGAGGCCCTGGAGCGGGCGCTCGGCCTGGACCAGCCGATCTTCGTCCAGTACTGGCGCTTCCTGACCCGGGCGCTGAGCGGCGACTTCGGCACCTCCACCTTCGTGGCTCCCGGCCAGGACGCCCTGCAGGTCTTCCTCGCCCGGCTCCCGGCAACGATCGAGCTGAGCCTGTTCGCCCTGCTCATCGCCGTCACCCTGGCCATCCCGCTCGGCTACGTCGCGGCCCGTCGCAGGGGCCGTCCCCTGGACACCGGTGCGGTGATGTTCTCCCTGGTGGGTGTCGCCGTGCCGGTCTTCTTCCTCGCCTTCGTGCTGCGGGACGTCTTCGCCGTGAACCTCGGCTGGCTGCCGGCCTCGGGCCGGTCCACGGTCGGCATCAACTCCACCGACGTCACCGGTCTGTTCGTCCTGGACGGGCTGCTGACCAGGGAGTGGGACGCCGCCTGGGACGCGCTGAGGCACCTCATCCTGCCGGCCCTGGCCCTGGCCTCCATCCCGTTCGCGGTGATCTTCCGCATCACCCGCGCCTCGGTGCTGGACGTCCTCGACGAGGACTACGTCCGCACCGCCCGCGCCAAGGGCCTGACCTCCCAGGTGATCCGGGGGCGGCACATCCTGCGCAACGCGCTCATCCCCGTCGTCACCACGGTCGGTCTGCAGATCGGCGCGCTGCTCGCCGGGGCGGTGCTGACCGAGCGGGTCTTCTCGATCCGCGGCATCGGCGACGCGCTCGCCCGCGGGTTCGAGCAGCGAGACTATCCCGTGCTCCAGGTCCTCATCATGATGGCGGCCCTGATCTACATCATCGTCAACCTGCTCGTGGACATCGCCTACGCCGTGATCGACCCACGCGTCCGGGCGAAGTGA
- a CDS encoding ABC transporter permease has product MNRPTNPLSPKAKKERIDSLASSAGGPRADADTATDIAVRDVQVSDAGSVGEDEGVSLWRSAWHRLRRNVIFLIGAAIVVAFLVLSIIAPWIAPHDPSARLLIGEVSRQANPVPLPQPGFPLGADDRGRDVLSRLIVGSRQTLMVGVLATLGGLVGGVTLGTLAGAFGGWVDAAVMRVVDVLLSIPSLLMAFTIAAMFARPSQWTLITAIAIVQIPIFARLLRGSMLAQRRSDHVVAATALGVKKAPIVFRHMLPNSIGPVIVQATLVLATAIIDAAALSFLGLGNPDDRMPEWGQMLGQSQQYFNTFPHLAYYPALCIIVVALGFTLVGESLREALDPKSRR; this is encoded by the coding sequence ATGAACCGACCGACCAACCCCCTCTCGCCCAAGGCCAAGAAGGAGCGCATCGACTCGCTGGCGTCTTCGGCGGGCGGCCCCCGCGCCGACGCGGACACCGCCACCGACATCGCGGTGCGTGACGTGCAGGTCTCCGACGCCGGCAGCGTCGGCGAGGACGAGGGTGTCAGCCTGTGGCGCAGCGCCTGGCACCGCCTGCGGCGCAATGTGATCTTCCTCATCGGCGCCGCCATCGTGGTGGCCTTCCTGGTGCTGTCGATCATCGCGCCCTGGATCGCCCCGCACGACCCCAGCGCCCGCCTGCTCATCGGCGAGGTCTCCCGCCAGGCCAACCCGGTGCCTCTCCCGCAGCCCGGCTTCCCGCTGGGCGCGGACGACCGCGGTCGTGACGTGCTCTCCCGGCTCATCGTCGGCTCCCGGCAGACCCTCATGGTGGGCGTCCTGGCCACCCTCGGCGGCTTGGTGGGCGGGGTCACCCTGGGCACGCTGGCCGGCGCCTTCGGCGGCTGGGTGGACGCGGCCGTGATGCGCGTGGTGGACGTGCTGCTCTCCATCCCCTCGCTGCTGATGGCCTTCACCATCGCCGCGATGTTCGCCCGCCCTTCCCAGTGGACGCTGATCACCGCGATCGCCATCGTGCAGATCCCGATCTTCGCCCGGCTGCTGCGCGGATCCATGCTGGCCCAGCGCCGCAGCGACCACGTCGTCGCGGCTACCGCCCTGGGGGTGAAGAAGGCGCCCATCGTCTTCCGGCACATGCTGCCCAACTCGATCGGCCCGGTCATCGTGCAGGCCACGCTGGTGCTGGCCACCGCGATCATCGACGCGGCGGCGCTGTCCTTCCTCGGCCTGGGCAACCCTGATGACCGGATGCCGGAGTGGGGGCAGATGCTGGGCCAGAGCCAGCAGTACTTCAACACCTTCCCGCACCTGGCCTACTACCCGGCCCTGTGCATCATCGTCGTCGCGCTGGGGTTCACCCTGGTCGGTGAGTCCCTGCGCGAGGCGCTCGACCCCAAGTCCCGACGGTGA
- a CDS encoding ABC transporter ATP-binding protein, with protein sequence MKGKRPFKAVDGISFDVAPGQTVGLVGESGCGKSVTSLAIMRLLPQRGNQVTGSVRFADEDLLTLSDAQMRDRRGAEMAMIFQDPLSSLNPVVALGVQVAEVIERHKRAKRDRARKEAADMLEKVGIPDPTRRLKDYPHQLSGGMRQRALIAMALACEPRLLIADEPTTALDVTIQAQILALLRELVTESGTALIMITHDLGVVAGLCDEVNVLYGGRIVERAQRHELFANPRHPYTHGLLASIPRLDGGRERLSPVPGSVADNLPWDHACAFAPRCVNALDTCLSVTPALETERPGADPDAPEAHLLRCHNPMGGRP encoded by the coding sequence ATGAAGGGCAAGCGACCCTTCAAGGCCGTCGACGGGATCTCCTTCGACGTCGCCCCGGGCCAGACGGTGGGCCTGGTGGGCGAGTCCGGCTGCGGCAAGTCGGTGACCTCGCTGGCGATCATGCGGCTGCTGCCCCAGCGCGGCAACCAGGTCACCGGCAGCGTCCGGTTCGCCGACGAGGACCTGCTCACCCTCTCCGATGCGCAGATGCGCGACCGACGCGGCGCGGAGATGGCGATGATCTTTCAGGACCCGCTGTCCTCACTGAACCCGGTTGTGGCGCTCGGCGTGCAGGTGGCCGAGGTGATCGAGCGGCACAAGCGCGCCAAGCGTGACCGGGCCCGCAAGGAGGCCGCGGACATGCTGGAGAAGGTGGGGATCCCCGACCCGACCCGGCGACTGAAGGACTACCCGCACCAGCTCTCCGGGGGTATGCGGCAGCGCGCCCTCATCGCGATGGCGCTGGCCTGCGAGCCCCGCCTGCTCATCGCCGATGAGCCGACCACCGCGCTGGACGTGACGATCCAGGCCCAGATCCTGGCGCTGCTGCGGGAGCTGGTGACCGAGTCGGGCACCGCGCTGATCATGATCACCCACGACCTCGGCGTGGTCGCCGGGCTCTGCGACGAGGTGAACGTCCTCTACGGCGGCCGGATCGTGGAGCGGGCCCAGCGCCACGAGCTGTTCGCCAACCCGCGTCACCCCTACACCCACGGCCTGCTCGCCTCGATCCCCCGCCTCGACGGCGGGCGCGAGCGGCTGTCCCCGGTGCCGGGGTCGGTCGCCGACAACCTGCCCTGGGACCACGCCTGCGCGTTCGCGCCCCGCTGCGTCAACGCGCTCGACACCTGCCTGTCCGTGACCCCGGCCCTGGAGACCGAGCGTCCCGGCGCCGACCCCGATGCCCCGGAGGCGCACCTGCTGCGCTGCCACAACCCGATGGGAGGCCGGCCGTGA
- a CDS encoding ABC transporter ATP-binding protein, whose protein sequence is MSTPAERPEPRAEDPAQPRPDRAEQHPGAQDDLLVDVRGLKVHFPIKRGVILDRTVGHVYAVDGMDLQIRRGETYGLVGESGCGKSTFGRALLRLEDLTEGEVYFDGVDLASLKGEKLRTQRRHMQMVFQDPLGSLDPRQTVEQLLLEGMQAHGMVKGGKAKDRLVELLKAVGLPRTALTKYPHEFSGGQRQRIGIARALSVDPQLIVADEPVSALDVSVQAQVINLLVDLQEEFGLTYLVIAHDLAVVRHISDRIGVMYLGGLVEEAEADDLYAAPLHPYTRALLSAVPVPDPEVEDSREQILLVGDLPSPANPPPGCRFHTRCPWRQETRCDDERPPLRVVQIDGVPAHHRVACHWAEEIASGEIQPHDVKVVLTDPTDKQSDSDDSLYANVTGHVADVD, encoded by the coding sequence GTGAGCACCCCAGCGGAGCGCCCCGAGCCCCGTGCCGAGGACCCTGCACAGCCCCGCCCGGACCGCGCCGAGCAGCACCCCGGTGCCCAGGACGACCTGCTCGTCGACGTTCGCGGGCTCAAGGTGCACTTCCCGATCAAGCGGGGCGTGATCCTCGACCGCACGGTTGGTCACGTCTATGCCGTGGACGGGATGGACCTGCAGATCCGCCGCGGGGAGACCTACGGCCTGGTCGGGGAGTCCGGCTGCGGCAAGTCCACCTTCGGCCGGGCGCTGCTGCGCCTGGAGGACCTCACCGAGGGTGAGGTCTACTTCGACGGGGTGGACCTGGCCTCGCTCAAGGGCGAGAAGCTGCGCACCCAGCGCCGGCACATGCAGATGGTCTTCCAGGACCCCCTGGGCAGCCTGGACCCCCGCCAGACCGTGGAGCAGCTGCTGCTGGAGGGGATGCAGGCGCACGGCATGGTCAAGGGCGGCAAGGCCAAGGACCGGCTGGTCGAGCTGCTCAAGGCGGTCGGGCTGCCGCGGACCGCGCTGACGAAGTACCCCCACGAGTTTTCCGGCGGGCAACGGCAGCGCATCGGCATCGCCCGGGCCCTGTCCGTGGACCCGCAGCTGATCGTCGCCGACGAGCCGGTGAGCGCGCTGGACGTCTCGGTGCAGGCCCAGGTGATCAACCTGCTGGTGGACCTGCAGGAGGAGTTCGGGCTGACCTACCTGGTCATCGCCCACGACCTGGCCGTGGTCCGGCACATCAGCGACCGGATCGGGGTGATGTACCTCGGCGGGCTCGTCGAGGAGGCGGAGGCAGACGACCTCTACGCCGCTCCCCTGCATCCCTACACCCGGGCCCTGCTCTCGGCCGTGCCGGTCCCCGACCCGGAGGTCGAGGACTCCCGCGAGCAGATCCTGCTGGTCGGTGACCTGCCCTCCCCCGCCAACCCGCCCCCGGGCTGCCGGTTCCACACCCGCTGCCCCTGGCGGCAGGAGACGCGCTGCGACGACGAGCGCCCCCCGCTGAGGGTCGTGCAGATCGACGGCGTGCCGGCCCACCACCGGGTGGCCTGCCACTGGGCCGAGGAGATCGCCAGCGGCGAGATCCAGCCACACGACGTGAAGGTCGTGCTCACCGACCCCACGGACAAGCAGTCGGACAGCGACGACTCCCTCTACGCCAACGTCACCGGGCACGTCGCCGACGTGGACTGA